From Halococcus agarilyticus, the proteins below share one genomic window:
- the solA gene encoding N-methyl-L-tryptophan oxidase: MNVSREQYDAIVVGVGGMGSAAVYRFAERGLDVLGIERFDVPHARGSSHGSTRIVRLTQPEDPSYVPLARATFENWRDLEAATGHDLLTTTGSIHASPADADLFTEARRSVEAHDIDHEVLTGTEVNERFPGYDLPSDHRAVYQPDGGFVDCEQAVIAHVEAAHAEGATIKARERVLDWRETGDGVRVKTDKGRYEADDLVVTAGAWASEFFPDLASELTPCRRIMAWLQPDEPEQFQPETFPVFSLAGEHGDGYGFPIHDVPGFKFGREPSLPNAVDPDEMPREPTTIEEERHREFAEAYFPDGAGPTMQLQTCVITESSDGHFVLGSHPDYESVHVAAGFTGHGFKFTAVVGEILADFVTADDTDHAVDLHRIDRFFDS, translated from the coding sequence ATGAACGTCTCCCGCGAGCAGTACGATGCAATCGTCGTCGGTGTCGGCGGGATGGGGAGTGCTGCTGTCTATCGATTCGCCGAGCGCGGGCTTGACGTTCTCGGCATCGAGCGCTTCGACGTCCCGCACGCCCGCGGGTCGAGCCACGGGAGTACCCGCATCGTCCGGCTCACACAGCCCGAAGACCCCTCTTACGTACCGCTTGCACGAGCCACCTTCGAGAACTGGCGCGACCTCGAAGCGGCAACCGGCCACGACCTCCTCACCACCACCGGCTCGATTCACGCCAGTCCCGCCGACGCGGACCTGTTTACTGAGGCTCGCCGCTCGGTCGAGGCACACGACATCGACCACGAGGTGCTCACTGGGACGGAGGTGAATGAGCGCTTTCCGGGGTACGACCTGCCATCAGATCATCGAGCGGTCTACCAGCCCGACGGCGGCTTCGTCGACTGCGAACAGGCCGTGATCGCCCACGTCGAAGCTGCCCATGCCGAAGGAGCCACCATCAAAGCCCGCGAGCGGGTCCTCGACTGGCGCGAAACCGGCGACGGTGTCCGAGTGAAAACCGACAAGGGTCGCTACGAGGCCGACGATCTGGTGGTGACCGCAGGCGCGTGGGCCAGCGAGTTCTTCCCCGACCTCGCGTCGGAGCTCACACCATGCCGGCGGATCATGGCGTGGCTCCAGCCCGACGAGCCCGAGCAGTTCCAGCCGGAGACGTTCCCCGTGTTCAGCCTCGCCGGCGAGCACGGCGACGGGTACGGCTTCCCGATCCACGACGTGCCGGGGTTCAAGTTCGGTCGCGAGCCGTCGCTGCCGAACGCCGTCGATCCCGACGAAATGCCACGAGAGCCGACGACCATCGAGGAGGAACGCCACCGCGAGTTCGCCGAAGCGTACTTTCCGGATGGAGCCGGACCGACGATGCAGCTCCAAACTTGCGTGATCACCGAATCATCCGACGGCCACTTCGTGCTCGGCAGTCACCCGGATTACGAAAGCGTCCACGTCGCCGCCGGATTCACCGGCCACGGGTTCAAGTTCACCGCCGTCGTCGGCGAGATTCTTGCGGATTTCGTTACTGCTGACGATACCGACCACGCCGTCGATCTCCACCGAATCGACCGGTTCTTCGACTCGTAG